The genome window CGCGTTCGTGTCTACAAACGCGCGGACAAAACCTGCGACACCATCGAATACAGCGGATCGCGGCGCATGTTCAACACCGTTCATCTCGACGGGCTGCGCTGCGGCGGCGCCGCGCATGGCGGCTGTCAAGCCGGATGCCTGCTGTTCTGGAAGGAAGCCTGGCTGCGGCGAGCCGCCGCGGCGCCGGCGAATTCCGCGGCTGCGGGAAAATCGCGCGCGCTCGCGGCAAAGCCGGCCGCCGGCAAAAGCAACGGCGCGCGCTGTGATCGGGCGCGTCTCCTCGAAATGACCCGCGCCGATGATTCGAAAGAAGGCGGCGAGCCGATCTATCGCTGCCAGGCCACGGAGCTGCGCCGCGCCTCTTATCCGCTCGCCTGGTGGGATCTCCGCCAATATCTGCGCGATGTTCGTTCGGGCAACGTTGGCATCTCCGACGTCATCGGCGCGCTGATCTTCCGGGGGTTTTTATTGCTTTTGCGTTGCCGCGGCTATCGCCTGTGGATGTTTCTCTACGAGACGATTCAAAAATGGCGCAGCGGAATTCCGTATCCTTTCAAGCAAGGCTCGTTGGTGAAAACCCCTCGCGCCGCGCTGGCTCTTCAACCGGGCGAGATGGTGCGGGTGAAATCACAGGATGAAATTATCCAGACGGTCAACGCCCGAAACCGCAACCACGGTCTATCCTTCGACCCCGAGATGGTCAAGTATTGCGGCGGGACCTATCGAGTCGTGGGCCGGGTGGAGCGTCTCATCGACGAAAAGACGGGAAAGATGACCCCGCTTTCCAACGACTGCATCATTTTAGACGGAGTCGTGTGCGGCGCGCACTTCAGCAACAAGAGACTGTTTTGCCCGCGCAGCCTTTACACGTTCTGGCGCGAGATATGGCTTCAGAGAATTCAGTCATGAACGGAGCGGCCGCTCGATCCCTGCCGCGCGTCAGCATCGGCATGCCGGTTTTCAACGGCGAACTCTACGTCGAAAAAGCCTTGCGGTCGCTGTTGTCCCAAACGTTTGCGGATTTCGAACTCATTGTCTCGGATAACGCGTCAACGGATCGGACAGGCGAGATCTGTAGAGACTATGCCGGTCAGGACCCGCGAGTTCGTTACTACCGGAACGAGGTCAACGTCGGCTTCTGTCGCAACCAGAACCGGGTGTACGAGCTGTCCCGTGGGCAGTACTTCTTACTGGCGCACCACGACGACATTCGGGCGCCTGAATATCTCGAGCGCACGGTCGATGTTTTGGATTCCGATCCTTCGGTCATCGTTTGTTACACCAAAACGAAAGACATCGATGCCAACGGCGAGTTGTTGCCGCGGACGGACCCGATCTTGCGGCTCGACTCCCCGCGCCTCCGCGAACGCTTCCGTGACGTCATCAGGATGGATCACATCTGCGAGCCCGACTTCGGTCTCATGCGGATCGACGCATTGAAAAAAACTAGACTCCACGGCGATTACGCGGACTCGGACAGGGTGCTGCTCGCCGAGCTCGCGCTTTACGGACGCTTTCGCATGCTGCCCGAATGCCTCTTTTTTCGCAGAGCGCATCCGCTTCAATCGACGGCGCTGGCGCCGGACCGTCGTTCACGAACGGTCTGGTTCAATCCGGAAAAAAGGGGCAAGCTCCTCTTCCCTTACTTCAGGCAATTCGTAGAATATCAGCGCGCGATCAATCGCGCGCCGCTGTCGCCGGCGGATCTCATCTGGTGTCGGCTCGAGATGCTGCGCTGGCTCAAGACCAACCGGCACAGGCTGCTTTCCGATATCGAGCAGTCCGGCAGAGACCTTGCCCGGCCTATTAGGAACGCGCTTTTACCTCGAGGACAAGTTTGAGCACCGATAACTCTACTCCTCCCCTATTTGGGGATGTCGGCGTTCTCGCGCTCATTTATCATGAATGGAGCCCGGTATGGATGACGCCGCATCACGTTCTAACGCGCCTCGCCCGCTACTTTCACGTCGTCTGGTCGGAGCCTGCACATGAGTGGAAAAACTTTCGCAAGAGCATAGGAAAGCGCCGCGCCCTCGCCGGGAACGGAGATTTTTCCCTGCCCCCGGGTTTTCATATGTATGTCCCGGAGCCGTGGTACCCGGCAATTCATTATTCGGACTGGATGCGAAGGTTTACCTTCGAGCGAAGGCTAAAGCACGCCGCCCGCCGACTGAAGCGCGAAGGGTGCCGCAAGCTCGTGCTTTATCTTTGGCATCCTCAGTTCGAGCCGGCGCTTTTTAGCCTCGGTTTCGATCTCAAGCTCTATCATATCGACGACGAATATTCGTTTTCGCCCACCCCTCCTTCATCCGACCCGCGCGAGCTCAGGATACTGGAAAACGTCGATCAAGTTTTCGTCGTGTCGCCGGCGCTTCTCGAACGAAAAGGCGCGATCAACCCGCACACCGCGTTCGTGCCCGAGGGAGTTGACTACAAGCTTTACGCGACCCCAATCCCCGAACCGGACGACCTCCGGCGTATTCCCCATCCGCGCATTGGATATACGGGCAACCTTAAGGTACAGCTCGATTGGCCGCTCTTGCGGGAATTGGCCATGAGGCACCGCGAGTGGCAATTTGTTTTCGTAGGGCCGGTAAACCCGCAACATGGGATCGAAGGATTTATCAGCGAGATGTCGCAATGGAGCAACGTTCACTTTCTAGGACAGAAGCCCGTTACGGTTCTCGCTTCCTACCCGCAGCACTTTGACGTCGGTATCA of Candidatus Binatia bacterium contains these proteins:
- a CDS encoding glycosyltransferase family 2 protein is translated as MNGAAARSLPRVSIGMPVFNGELYVEKALRSLLSQTFADFELIVSDNASTDRTGEICRDYAGQDPRVRYYRNEVNVGFCRNQNRVYELSRGQYFLLAHHDDIRAPEYLERTVDVLDSDPSVIVCYTKTKDIDANGELLPRTDPILRLDSPRLRERFRDVIRMDHICEPDFGLMRIDALKKTRLHGDYADSDRVLLAELALYGRFRMLPECLFFRRAHPLQSTALAPDRRSRTVWFNPEKRGKLLFPYFRQFVEYQRAINRAPLSPADLIWCRLEMLRWLKTNRHRLLSDIEQSGRDLARPIRNALLPRGQV
- a CDS encoding glycosyltransferase, yielding MTPHHVLTRLARYFHVVWSEPAHEWKNFRKSIGKRRALAGNGDFSLPPGFHMYVPEPWYPAIHYSDWMRRFTFERRLKHAARRLKREGCRKLVLYLWHPQFEPALFSLGFDLKLYHIDDEYSFSPTPPSSDPRELRILENVDQVFVVSPALLERKGAINPHTAFVPEGVDYKLYATPIPEPDDLRRIPHPRIGYTGNLKVQLDWPLLRELAMRHREWQFVFVGPVNPQHGIEGFISEMSQWSNVHFLGQKPVTVLASYPQHFDVGIMPYRVDAYTNNIYPLKLHEYLASGRPVVSSPIRSIQEFSGVVTLAETSDDWSRALADALQPAASFSKAIAIRRQIAREHDWETLIDSLARTICERLGPEYAKQFAETKPCESTWRRATNALK